Below is a window of Christensenella minuta DNA.
GCGCGCGGTACCTCGACCTTAATACGGGGATGTGCGGCGACGAAAAGGAAATGCTGGTATGGGCGGCGGGGCTTGCCCTCAAAGCAGCGCCAGGATGCGCTCTCATGGCGGATTCCACAAGCCCTGGGGCGCTGCGTTACCTGTTCGAAAACGTAGAACTGGAAAATGCGGCCATTAATTCCGTAACGCTCGAAGAAGACCGCCTTTCCGGTGTGCTTCCGCTCGTGCGGGAATTCAAAACGGCTATCGTCGGGATGCCGATCGACGGCGACGGTATCCCGAAGACGGCGGAAAGACGTGTGGAAAATGCGCGCAAGCTGATCGCCATCCTGCGCGAAAACGGCTCCGCGGATCAGGATATCTATATCGATATCGTGGTGGAAGCAGCCGCGACAGGCTGGGATGCGCCCCAAAAAGCGCTTGAGGCCGCGCAGGCCCTGCGCGGGGAATTCCCGGATGTGCATTTGCTCGTGGGGCTTTCCAATGTGTCCTTTGGCCTCCCCAGGCGCGGGGTCATCAACGAGACGTTCCTTGCCTGCGCAATGGCGCGGGGCGTGGATGCGGCCATTATGGATATCACGAATCCCTCGATGAAGCTTCATCTCAGAGCCGCTGAAATGCTTTTCGGGCAGGATGAATATTGTATGGAATACCTCAACGCCTACCGGGAAACGGAGCAATAAAAAAGCTCCGGCCGGCGGAACGCGGCCGGAAAGGAAGTGACAAACAATGAACAAATGTAAAATTACGGTCCTGAAAAAAACATTCGACGAGGAACTGGCGCGTGAATATGGCGCGAAGGGCCTTAAGGCCTGTCCCATGCTTCGTGAGGGGCAGGTGTTTTATGCGGATTATGCAAAGCCCGAAGGTTTTTGCGATGAGGCGTGGAAGGCCGTTTACCAGTATGTGTTCGCGCTTTCCCACGGCGCGGGCGGCGGCCTTTTCTATTATGGAGACTGGATCAGAAAACCGGGCGTCGCCATTTGCAGCTGCAACGACGGCCTGCGTCCGGTAATCTTCAAGATCGAGGCCACGGACGAAGAATCGCAAATCGATTACGAACCGGTATAAATCCCCAAACAGCGTACGCAGCATTCCCGCCGCCCGGCGGGAATGCTTTTTTTGAGGCGTCCGTCACGCCGCCATGCGGATAGAGACCGCGGCTGATACGGCTCCCATCAGCAGGAGGGGAACCATGCCGGCGGTATAGACCGCGCCGCGAAAGCATCCTCTCCCGCGCGGACAGGCAGATTCTACTCGGGCGGGACTATGCGGGCCGCTGCCTTGCCCGCGCACAGCCGTTTCATGATTCCTCCCGCCTCATCGCCGTGTATGATCGCTTGCCGGGCGGAGAAGCGGAAGATACGGTTTGTTACGCTGAAAAACAGGGCCTTAACGTCGTAAGGACAGGTCCGCTGCCCACTTGGTGCTCATTCACAAAATATTAACGTCTGAAAGGGCGCGATTCAGCGGTATTCTGTTGAATCCGCGCCGTTTTTATACTATAATTGAACTCTAAGGCAAAGGAGTAACAATGTTCAATAACAATACGGTTGTAACGGTCCCCTATGGGATTTTAAGTGATAAAGTGGAAAACGGAATCGTAGTGGCCCACCTGTCGGACCTCCACGAGAAGGAATTCGGGCAGGATAACGGCCAGCTGTTTGAAAAAGTGGCGGACCTCACGCCGGACCTCATCGCCGTTACGGGCGATATGGTGGCGCACGGGAACCAGAAAGAGATCGACGCTGTCTATACGCGGCGCTTTGCGCGCGCCCTCGCCGGCATTGCCCCCACCTATTTCGTGACGGGCAACCACGAACGCAATTTTGACGGGCGTGTCGAGCGAATCATGGAAGAGCACGGCGTCAGGGTGCTGCACACGGGCGATATGGCTCATGTCGCCGTGGGGAAAAGCGAGGTCAACCTCTCGGGGATGGACGATGTCTCGTTCGATCATGTGGACGTACTGGAATCGGTAAGCGTGTTCGAGGGGGAGCGCACGGGCTTTAATATTTTTCTTGCGCACCGTCCGGAATATTATCCGCTTTACCTCCGCAAAAATATTGACCTCGTGCTTTCCGGGCATACCCATGCCGGGCAGATACGCTTCCCGAAGATCGGGACGATCGCCATGAATGGACAGGGCTTTCTGCCTAAATATGTGCAGGGCGAATTCACGGACGGCGCGACCACAATGATTATCAGCCGCGGTCTCGGGGCAAGCGGCTATCCGAAAATCAGGATCAACAATCCGCCGGAATTGGTAGCGGTGTATATCGAGCCAGACCCGGGCGGGTTGCAATAAAGTTTGGAGTAAGAGGGATTCAGCATGGAAAAGAGACCGTTTGTCACAAAAGAAAAACTGGAGGAAATCGCGGCAAAATATCCTACGCCCTTTCACCTCTACGATGAAAAGGGCATCCGGGAAAACGCGCGGCGCATGAATAAGGCGTTCTCGTGGAACAAAGGCTTCCGCGAATATTTTGCGGTCAAGGCGACGCCCAATCCGGTCCTGATGAAAATTCTCAAAGAGGAAGGGTGCGGGGTGGACTGCTCCTCCTATACCGAGCTGATGCTTTCGGATGCATGCGGCTTTCATGGAGCAGACATCATGTTCTCCTCCAACGATACGCCTCCGGAGGATTTCAGGCTGGCAAAGAAGCTCGGCGCGATCATTAACCTCGACGACCTCACGCATGTGGCGTTTTTAAACGAGGTCGCGGGCATCCCGGAAACCATCTGCTGCCGCTATAACCCGGGTGGGACGTTCCGTACCGCCAACGGCATCATGGATAACCCGGGCGAGGCCAAATACGGCATGACGTACGACCAGATGGCGGAGGCCTACCGGGAACTCAGGCGGCTCGGCGCGAAGCGCTTCGGCATCCATGCGTTCCTGGCGAGCAATACCCAAACTGAAGAATACTATCCCGAACTGGCGCGGATTTTGTTCGGGCTTGCGGTAAAACTGCGGGATGAAACGGGCGCGGATATCCGCTTTGTCAACCTTTCGGGCGGTGTGGGCATTCCCTACACGCCGGACGGCAAGCCCGTCGACATCCTCAAGGTGGGCGCGGGGGTCGAGGAAGCGTTCCGGAAAGTGCTGGTGCCTGCGGGCATGGGCGATGCCGCTGTGTTCACGGAGCTTGGGCGTTTTATGCTGGGGCCGTACGGCTGCCTTGTAACGCGCGCCGTGCATGAAAAGCATACCTATAAGGATTACATCGGGGTGGACGCATGTGCGGCCAACCTCATGCGCCCCGCTATGTACGGGGCATACCACCACATCACGGTCATGGGCAAGGAAGACGCGCCCTGCGACCATAAATACGATGTAACGGGCGGACTGTGTGAAAACAACGATAAATTTGCGGTCGACCGCATGCTGCCCAAAATCGACAAAGGAGACCTGCTGGTGCTGCACGATACGGGCGCGCACGGCTTCTCTATGGGTTATAACTATAACGGAAAGCTCCGGAGCGCGGAGATATTGCTGAAAGAAGACGGCAGCTTCGAGCTTATCCGCCGCGCGGAAACGCCGGAGGACTATTTTGCGACGCTCGATTTCCTGAAGCTGTTCGGGTAACGGGAGGACTATGAAAAAAGCCGTGACTGCCATCTTGATGATCGTATCGCTGTTCCTCTGTGTTTCGTGCGGATTGGTACGGGATGCGGCGCTTGCGGTGCTTGGAGGAAGCGAAACCGCGTCCGGGTCTCTCGCCCTGCCGGACCTGCCCGCCGGGAACACGATGCTCCCAGAGACAGCGGCGGAAGGAACGGATCGGGAAAGCTTGGCTTTTTTTGACGAAATGATCGATACGGAAGGGCTTCTCGGTTCGCGCCGTGCGCCGCGGATCAGCGACGTGGAAGGAAGCTACTCCCTTTCAGAGGGCGGCTTTTATATAAAGGATACGCCCTTTATGGGCAGGGACGGGACCGTTGCCCTCGGCTTCAACATCGGCGGGGTCAACGACGCGGTGATATACAGCTACACGGCGGATACGGCCGCCGTCACTCCCGGGCAGGTGCTGAAGGAATATAAAAAACTGTACGAAACATTGCTGGGGAAATACGGTCGCGCGGCTTCCCATGAATGGGCGGTCAGCGGCAGCGGAACGCTGGACGGGCTGTACTCCGCGGGCGAATTCGACGAGACGGATATAACCGACGCCCTGCTTCACGGACGGGTCGCGGCTTTCCGCTATTCGTGGAACCGGGTCGGCGGCAACGTCATGACTGCGTGGCTGCTTTTGGAGCGGGGCGGAGTCTACACGGTGGGCCTTGCGTATGATAAAACGGGGGATACGCTTCCGCGCTATTCCGTGCCGGTATGAAAGGGGAAAGATCATGGGACTATTCCGGAAAAAGATTACGGAGGAGCAAATAGGCACGGTCAAACGCCTTCTCCGGGAAGCAAACGAATGCTCGCGGATCGCGAACGAGGCTGTCACAGCCAAGGTATTTTTTGAGAATTATCATGGGCTTGAGCAAAGGCTGCGCGAGCTTACCAATTACGAGAAATATGGGGTGTTCAAGGGCAATATGCCCTCGCGGAACCTAAATCAGGTCGAAACAAATTTCCAGAACGATCTCAACCTTTTCCTCCAGCGCAGCTACCTGCACCTGCGGGAGAAGACCGGAAAAATGGACGACAACAGAGCGCGGCGCGAACGGGAAAAATATTTCCGCAGCATGGAGGAATATAAGGACGAGTTCAGCACATATAATAAAAAGCTGCTGAAGGATATGGAAAAACAAAACGGGTAATTATTGTATGGAAGAAAATCGCGGAAGAAAGGTCGGGGAGGAACCCGGCGGGAAAAGGGCGCCGAAAAAGGGCGGCTCAAAAATAGTCTCGTGGATCATCATAGCGGCCGCGGCTGCGGTGCTCGTTTTTGCGCTGTGGAATATCATCGGCATCAAGGGCGAGGATATGGCCAACGAGCAGACCTATAAAGACCTCAAGCAGGTGGCGGAAGGCACGGCGGAGCCTTCCCAGGCGGCGGACCCGCGCGCCCGCAAGATCGATTTCGATGCGTTGCGCGCGGTCAACGAAGAGATTGTCGGATGGATCTATATCCCGAATACGGCGATCGACTATCCGGTTGTCATCGCGGAGGATAACGATTATTATATTTCCCATAGCGCCAACAGGGAACAAAACCGCGCCGGGGCCATTTTTCTCGACTACAGGAACCATCCGGATTTCACGGATCAAAACACCATCGTTTACGGCCACCGTATGAACGATGGGTCCATGTTTGCAGATTTGCATAAATTTGAGGATGAAGATTTTTTCCGGGAAAATAAATACGTGTACCTCTACCTGCCCGGCGGCGCGGTACAGGTATATGATATCTTTGGATCCGGCGTCGTAGGCGATATGGACGAAGCGTATACCATAAGCTTTGCGGACGGCGCAGCGTTTGAAAGCTACCTGGCGAAAATGAAAAACCGGTCCGCATCGTCTTTCAATATGGAGCTTACTGCGCAGGACCGGATCATCACTCTCTCGACATGCGTGCGCGGGCAGGATGAAAACCGCTATATCGTGCAGGCTGTACTGGAGCAGCAGGAGGACGTATGATCTATACTGTCACATTCAATCCGGCGCTCGATTATATCATGTATATGGACGGGCTCAGTGTGGGCGGGGTAAACCGGGTACGCGCTGCGAAAATATTGTGCGGCGGCAAGGGGATCAACGTGTCGTGGGTGCTGCACAACCTCGGGGTCAAGAGCGTTGCGCTCGGGTTCGTCGCGGGCTTTACAGGCCGGGAGATCGAACGGCTACTGGCAGAGCACGGCTGCCGGACGGATTTCGTACGGCTGGGGCACGGCATGTCGCGCATCAACGTCAAGCTGGTTGCGGATGAGGAAAGCGATCTCAATGCGCCCGGTCCGCAGATCGGCACGCTGGAGCCGTTTTTCAGGAAACTTGACGGCCTCACGGCAGAAGATACCATTGTGCTTGCGGGCAGCCTGCCCGCCGGACTCCCGCAGGATACGTACGAACAGGTGCTTGCGCGCGCAAGCGGAGCGCGCTGCGTGGTAGATACCACGGGGGACGCGCTTGTCTCGGTGCTCAAATACAGGCCGTTCCTGATAAAGCCCAACCACCACGAGCTGGGGGAACTGTTCGGCAAGGAGCTGCACACGGAAGAAGAGATCGCAGACTGTGCCGTGAAGCTGCGGCAGAAGGGCGCGCAAAACGTCCTCGTCTCGATGGCGGGCGAGGGAGCTCTCATGGCGGGGCAGGACGGCAGGCTCTACCGCTGCGCTGCGCCCAAGGGAACGGTACGCGGCTCCACTGGTGCCGGGGATTCCTTAGTCGCAGGTTTTCTTGCGGGCTGCGAAGCGGGAAAAAGCCTCGAATATGCGTTCCGCATGGGCGTGGCCGCAGGCAGCGCGAGCGCCTTTTCGGAAGAGCTCGCTACGCGCGCGGAGGTTTATGCGCTTCTTGGAACCATATAACGTAAACGAATGCATAAGGCCCATCCCTCAAGGGGATGGGCCTTATTTTATAAAAAAGAGGAAATGAAAAAACTAAATAATCTTACAGTCACTATTTTACACAAATTTTGTAAAATGAAAAGAGGGAATCGCGTAAAATTTTTGTAAAATATACGTACAGTTCATTTTGTTTTCGGGCGCACGCAGCGCCTCACGGATCGATTCGATGGCGGCTCCTGCAAGCAAACGCCTGCTGCGCATCCGCAGCAGCCTTTAAGGGCGCGCCGGTAGGCAGCTCATATCGAGTCCGGTAAACTGGCCGCCAATGCCTCCGTCCGCTCCAGCCCGCTGTCGGTCAAAGGCCTGTGTTTGTCCCTCATAGCGGTTTATTATATATGGGAAAATCCGGAAAGCGGTTCAAAACAGGATGCGTTTATTCAAAGAAGCTCCCGCCAGCCGTGAGGCGGCAAAAAAAGGGCAGCCAGCTGGCCGCCCATAATCAGGGGTATGTACCCGATAGATACCCGCTGCGCCGGGGCTTGAAACAAAATCATGGCAAAGTCCTCCAATTTAATAAAAGGGGGCTGCGTGATGGAAAGAAGTTTATATGACAGGGCATGGCTGCTGTATCAGATGGCAAAGATTCAAATCGACGAGGTGCAAAAGGCATGGAGCTTCCGGCAGCCGCTTCCGGCGGCCGGGCACGAGGAAGCGGTGGATTTCCTGCGGGAGGTGGCGGACGTGCTATACCGCATGCTGATCGATTGAAAAGTCCGCGCGCAAAGCAGTCCTGTTTTTTTTACGGAAGCAAAAAAAAACAGGCGTTTCCGAAGCCTAAAGCGCTATCATCATTATGATATCCACACGTGAATCAGCGATATCTGTGCGTATTCTGTAAATGTTTGCTCAATACGCTATCAGCGTAAAAGCAGTGGTTGAGCCCCATTTAATAGTATAAGTGGGTTACAATGTGGGTTATTGATCGCTACCCAAAATGCGTGCAAATGTGTTGTCTATCCATTGGGCTGCACGGTGCGCATCTCCGTCTAATTCATGGCTGTATGTCGAGAATCCGTCAAATGATTTGCTATGACCCCCAATCGGTTTTATTAGCTCTTCGGGCATATCTTTATTTGCCGAAAAGAAAGTGTGCCGAAGCTCATACGGTGTACGATCGGCTATTCCGTTGTGCTCTTTATACCGATTCCAGGATTGACGGTAAAGTTGCTGATTTAGTCTTTCTCCATCGGGCGTTGGGAAAAGAACGTTTGTTTGAATCCCGGCAGAAAGAAGCATTTTGCGCTGAGCTCTAATTTCCCGCATTCCAATTTCCGGTATCTCAAAGGAACGAATAGCATTTTTATTCTTGCCATGCGTCGTCTCACCGAATCGGTTTACGGCACGCTTGAGCGTACAGCGATTCCCAATAATGTCGCTTACATCCAAGCCTATCAGTTCCCCCGGCCTAAATCCGACAATTATTTCAATTCTATACGCATGGATATACCAGTCATGCTGTATTTTCCCCCGATACGTTGTTTGGTCACTGCGAAAAACCTTTTTTATGTCGTCGGGCTGGAGGGCTTTTCTTGTGCTTTGGTGCGCGTCATTCGGTATGAGCAGATTTTCGGGAAACAATTTCGTTGTCTTGGCAATACGACAGTATTTCACAAACGCCTGTATAACGCCGCGCGTCGTTTTAAGTGTTTTATAAGCAAGCCCTTTGCCGTGGTTGCCGATTGTATGAGCATAGTTTAGAACAGCTTGTAAATTCTCCTCTGTGACATCGCCTATACGTTTGCGACCGATCACGGGCATGAGATAGAGTCTTAAGTGTTTTTCGTTTTGGATAATGTGCTCTTTGCTTACATGTCTGTCTTTCAAATATTGTAGATAGCGCTCCTTCATGACAGACACTTTAGAACTTCCGTCAACCCCGTCATCAAGCCATAAATCCGCTTTGGTGTTTGCCTCGCGAAGGCCCTTTCGTCCGGGTGTTGAAGATGTGAATGTACGCCGTACACCGCCCTTTTGAACTTTGATTTGCCAGCGCTTTTGATTTTCGAACCAAACGGCTGTATTTACTCGTTTTCCCATAATTTTCTCCTTCCATTTTACCCCACCCATATGGTAAAATAAAAGGGCAGGGTTCTCTTCCTCGTAGTGGTGGAATAAATTCTGCTTGCCCCCTTTTGGTGTTACCGCACTGCAGGGGGCTTTTCTATTTATCATTCGTAATGCGTCCACATGCTGCGTATAACGACGATTTGAGCATCCTTATCCACCGAGTAGACCAATCTATGCTGTACGTTGATACGACGGCTGTAATAGCCTTGCAAGTCGCCTACAAGCTTTTCGTAAGGCGGGGGAGCCTGGAAGGGATTTTGCTTTAAAATATTAATTAGCTCTCCGGCCTTTTTCAGTATACCCGCCTGTTTCAATTTTGCATAATCCTTGAAGGCTCGTTTTGTCAATTGCACATCGTACATAGTTTACTCCCAATCGAGGTCATCAGCGCTTACCATTTCTTCTACAGGCTCGTTCTCGCTCTCCTTGATGCTCTCTACAAGGCCAGGAACAGAATACAGGTATAAAGTCTCCTGTATAGACCTCCAATCGTCCTCGGAGAGAAGAACAGCGTTTCCATCCTTGCCGAGTATCTGGATTGGGGCGTGGGATTCGTTGGTATCTTTCACAAGCTTATATAAATTCTGCCGTGCTTTTGTAATATTGATCGCCTCCATGTTTATCACCTCAATATCATTATAGCGTACGTGATAGCGTACGTCAAGAGGGCTTTTAAATTTAGATGTTTACAACTGACGCAATACAGCACCGGCATTCATCACAGAACGGCGGTGTGTTGATACCTATTTTAGCGTCTTTAACTAAATAAGATTTTCCAATGTGATTTTTGCAAGCAGCGCATGTTTTATCATCATTATTTCCAATTATTTCATATAAGTCACACAGTCCTTTATATGAAATCAGGGATTGTGCGGTATACAAATATTTTTGATATAGCATTTGAGCGCTATCTACTGTTGTTGCACCTGATAAAAAACGCACGATTGCATATATTTTAATGTCCACATCAGTGAATCTATGCGTTTCAGCCATCAGCATATCTATTGCGCCACATTGATGGCTGTTAATTTCTTTTCTCATAAGAAACGGTATTTTGTTTTTCTTGCATTTCTCCTGCCGATTTTCAAAAATAATTTTATACAGTTTTTTATACTTCTTTTTTATAATAAGAGGTCTGCATTTTTCGGCTAGGTCAAAAAATTCTTTTCGCTCTTGTTCGCGCTTAGCTTCATAAAAAAGCTGTTTTTCAGTAGCCATTGTTCCACCATCCTTTTTTTTATTTAATAATGCGGACTAACAAGTATTCTTTATACCGCTTCCATCTCCGCAAAATCAATAGAAATGTCGCGATAAAAATGCTTTTTACTTATATGTCTTATTTCGTGCAGAGCAGTTTCAATTTGCTGCTCTTTGCTTAAAAGAGAATTCACATAAATATTATAATTCCCGTCGCAATCCTCTTTCACAACGCCCTTTGCTTGGTATGTGGGAAAGGGGATCACCCTGATGTAAATATCCCCCATATCGTCAATCTCCTTTTTTGTAGTAAGGATATTATATCACTCGTGATTGTCAGACTTGGTAATTCCCTCTAAAAATTTTACCATTACTTTTACATCTTCCGGAGTTGCCTTTTGTGAGAGGGAGAAAAGCATCCGTTTATCTGGATTGTCCTTGATATCCTGTAATAGTTGTATCATTTCATCGTCGGTTTCTTTTGGTTCTCGGCCCAAGAGATAATCTATTGATACGGAAAAATAATCAGCGATTTTTTCCAATATTTCAGACCTTGGGGTATAACCGTTCTGCTTCCAATTCGTAATACTAGCCTTGCTTATACCCATTTCAAATGCGGCCTTGCTAGGGGAAATTCCTTTAATTTTGCAAAGCTCAGCAAATCGCTCATAGAACACTCAGATCACATCCTTAAAAAAGTTCATAAAAATTTACCTAATACGCTTGACAAGTTCATAAACATGTAATATTATGGTGTAAAAGTAAATGAACATGAACCAATATCGCGTATAAGTTTATATTCTTGCAATTTATTATATTGAATTAGTTCATGGAAGTCAACTATTATTCTAAAAAAGGAGGGGAAGATATGATTCAAGCATGGACGGCTGATGTTGTAGCGCGTATGCACATGGCAAAAATACAGAAAAAGCAACTTGCACGAGAAGCGGGTTATACACCTGAATATCTCGGGATGATTCTCGGTGGAAAGTGAGATACCAAGAAAGCAAAGGCTAATATACTCATAGCTCTGGAACGTCTTGAAGGGCAAGCAGACCAAAAATAACCACCACTACAAAAAATTTATGAAAGAATGGAGAAAGAAAGATGACTAAAAAAGAATTTCTAGCAGAATTAAGAAATTACGGGATCAAGGGATTAAAGGCAAGAAGAACCGCAAAGCAAATGTATGCCCTGCATGGTTCATACGACAATGCTTTTGCATCAATAAATGGTATGCAGAGGGGACTTCAGGGCGCTTTCACAGGATTAACAAAGGCAATTAACATGATGGCAAAATCTATCGGCGGAGATATGGAGGAATGGTAATGAAAAAATTCAAACTTTTAAGACTGAAAATGTACGATCAGGACATTACACAAGAGGATATTGCGCAGCATATTGCCAATGTTCTGAACAACACTTGCTCAATATCTCATATCAGCGATCTATTTAACGGGCGCAGTTCATGGCGCATGGATGAAGCGTATGCCGTCCTTGACCTGCTCAAGGTTCCACATAGTGAGCTTCATAAGTACTTCCCTAAAGATGGGGAAAGGTCTTGCTTTGTGCAAATATAGGAGGCAGATA
It encodes the following:
- a CDS encoding Txe/YoeB family addiction module toxin encodes the protein MYDVQLTKRAFKDYAKLKQAGILKKAGELINILKQNPFQAPPPYEKLVGDLQGYYSRRINVQHRLVYSVDKDAQIVVIRSMWTHYE
- the pfkB gene encoding 1-phosphofructokinase, with translation MIYTVTFNPALDYIMYMDGLSVGGVNRVRAAKILCGGKGINVSWVLHNLGVKSVALGFVAGFTGREIERLLAEHGCRTDFVRLGHGMSRINVKLVADEESDLNAPGPQIGTLEPFFRKLDGLTAEDTIVLAGSLPAGLPQDTYEQVLARASGARCVVDTTGDALVSVLKYRPFLIKPNHHELGELFGKELHTEEEIADCAVKLRQKGAQNVLVSMAGEGALMAGQDGRLYRCAAPKGTVRGSTGAGDSLVAGFLAGCEAGKSLEYAFRMGVAAGSASAFSEELATRAEVYALLGTI
- a CDS encoding TIGR04076 family protein, giving the protein MNKCKITVLKKTFDEELAREYGAKGLKACPMLREGQVFYADYAKPEGFCDEAWKAVYQYVFALSHGAGGGLFYYGDWIRKPGVAICSCNDGLRPVIFKIEATDEESQIDYEPV
- a CDS encoding dihydropteroate synthase, producing the protein MIIIGEKLNSSIPSTLQGLNEKNEDFITDLARRQGEAGARYLDLNTGMCGDEKEMLVWAAGLALKAAPGCALMADSTSPGALRYLFENVELENAAINSVTLEEDRLSGVLPLVREFKTAIVGMPIDGDGIPKTAERRVENARKLIAILRENGSADQDIYIDIVVEAAATGWDAPQKALEAAQALRGEFPDVHLLVGLSNVSFGLPRRGVINETFLACAMARGVDAAIMDITNPSMKLHLRAAEMLFGQDEYCMEYLNAYRETEQ
- a CDS encoding tyrosine-type recombinase/integrase, with the protein product MINRKAPCSAVTPKGGKQNLFHHYEEENPALLFYHMGGVKWKEKIMGKRVNTAVWFENQKRWQIKVQKGGVRRTFTSSTPGRKGLREANTKADLWLDDGVDGSSKVSVMKERYLQYLKDRHVSKEHIIQNEKHLRLYLMPVIGRKRIGDVTEENLQAVLNYAHTIGNHGKGLAYKTLKTTRGVIQAFVKYCRIAKTTKLFPENLLIPNDAHQSTRKALQPDDIKKVFRSDQTTYRGKIQHDWYIHAYRIEIIVGFRPGELIGLDVSDIIGNRCTLKRAVNRFGETTHGKNKNAIRSFEIPEIGMREIRAQRKMLLSAGIQTNVLFPTPDGERLNQQLYRQSWNRYKEHNGIADRTPYELRHTFFSANKDMPEELIKPIGGHSKSFDGFSTYSHELDGDAHRAAQWIDNTFARILGSDQ
- a CDS encoding diaminopimelate decarboxylase, giving the protein MEKRPFVTKEKLEEIAAKYPTPFHLYDEKGIRENARRMNKAFSWNKGFREYFAVKATPNPVLMKILKEEGCGVDCSSYTELMLSDACGFHGADIMFSSNDTPPEDFRLAKKLGAIINLDDLTHVAFLNEVAGIPETICCRYNPGGTFRTANGIMDNPGEAKYGMTYDQMAEAYRELRRLGAKRFGIHAFLASNTQTEEYYPELARILFGLAVKLRDETGADIRFVNLSGGVGIPYTPDGKPVDILKVGAGVEEAFRKVLVPAGMGDAAVFTELGRFMLGPYGCLVTRAVHEKHTYKDYIGVDACAANLMRPAMYGAYHHITVMGKEDAPCDHKYDVTGGLCENNDKFAVDRMLPKIDKGDLLVLHDTGAHGFSMGYNYNGKLRSAEILLKEDGSFELIRRAETPEDYFATLDFLKLFG
- a CDS encoding ImmA/IrrE family metallo-endopeptidase, which translates into the protein MGDIYIRVIPFPTYQAKGVVKEDCDGNYNIYVNSLLSKEQQIETALHEIRHISKKHFYRDISIDFAEMEAV
- a CDS encoding metallophosphoesterase, whose protein sequence is MFNNNTVVTVPYGILSDKVENGIVVAHLSDLHEKEFGQDNGQLFEKVADLTPDLIAVTGDMVAHGNQKEIDAVYTRRFARALAGIAPTYFVTGNHERNFDGRVERIMEEHGVRVLHTGDMAHVAVGKSEVNLSGMDDVSFDHVDVLESVSVFEGERTGFNIFLAHRPEYYPLYLRKNIDLVLSGHTHAGQIRFPKIGTIAMNGQGFLPKYVQGEFTDGATTMIISRGLGASGYPKIRINNPPELVAVYIEPDPGGLQ
- a CDS encoding helix-turn-helix domain-containing protein, with product MFYERFAELCKIKGISPSKAAFEMGISKASITNWKQNGYTPRSEILEKIADYFSVSIDYLLGREPKETDDEMIQLLQDIKDNPDKRMLFSLSQKATPEDVKVMVKFLEGITKSDNHE
- the srtB gene encoding class B sortase, giving the protein MEENRGRKVGEEPGGKRAPKKGGSKIVSWIIIAAAAAVLVFALWNIIGIKGEDMANEQTYKDLKQVAEGTAEPSQAADPRARKIDFDALRAVNEEIVGWIYIPNTAIDYPVVIAEDNDYYISHSANREQNRAGAIFLDYRNHPDFTDQNTIVYGHRMNDGSMFADLHKFEDEDFFRENKYVYLYLPGGAVQVYDIFGSGVVGDMDEAYTISFADGAAFESYLAKMKNRSASSFNMELTAQDRIITLSTCVRGQDENRYIVQAVLEQQEDV
- a CDS encoding type II toxin-antitoxin system Phd/YefM family antitoxin, which produces MEAINITKARQNLYKLVKDTNESHAPIQILGKDGNAVLLSEDDWRSIQETLYLYSVPGLVESIKESENEPVEEMVSADDLDWE
- a CDS encoding structural protein: MATEKQLFYEAKREQERKEFFDLAEKCRPLIIKKKYKKLYKIIFENRQEKCKKNKIPFLMRKEINSHQCGAIDMLMAETHRFTDVDIKIYAIVRFLSGATTVDSAQMLYQKYLYTAQSLISYKGLCDLYEIIGNNDDKTCAACKNHIGKSYLVKDAKIGINTPPFCDECRCCIASVVNI
- a CDS encoding helix-turn-helix domain-containing protein, with translation MKKFKLLRLKMYDQDITQEDIAQHIANVLNNTCSISHISDLFNGRSSWRMDEAYAVLDLLKVPHSELHKYFPKDGERSCFVQI